AACACGGACTTCCAACGTCTGGATGTGTTGTTTGCAGATCTGCGCAAGCTCCAAGCCACGCTCAAAGTCTTTGAGACCAGATTCTAAATCCACATCATCGCGTTCAAACGTCTCGGCGATCTTCTCTAATTCCTCAAACGCTTGTTTAAACGTTGGTTGTTTTTTTGTGGGCATAGTCATTAATTTGCTTCCTGTACGTCTGCGCGAATCGTTCCGTGGGCCAATTGTACCTGGATTGTGTCTCCTTGACCAACCTTTGATGCATCCTTCAACACAGCATCTCCCGCATGCACAATCGCATAGCCTCGGCTCAAAACACGTACTGGATCCATCTCTTTTAAGTAACGTCCCATCCCCTCCACGCGTTCTTTATACCTTGTCAGCTCGTGTAACAAAACATCTCCCACATTCTGCACGGTTGTCATCACACGATTCACCTCAAACGCTAACGACTGCATGACGCGCGTCAGTTTTGCGACAGCCGACTCGACGCCGTACATCCGAGTCTGTACCGCATCTTGCACACGATCCACGAGTCGACGTTCTGTCATCTCAATTTGATTCAGCACCGAGTCTTTGTCTGGCACGACGCGCTCGGCGGCATTTGAGGGTGTTGAGGCACGCACGTCAGCCGCGTATTCGGCAAGTGATTCGTCTCGTTCATGCCCAATTCCCACCACAATTGGCACAACACTCGCAAATACGGAGCGTACCACCTGTTCGTCATTAAACGCCGCGAGGTCCTCCAGACTTCCACCGCCACGCGTAAGGACAAGGACGTCTGGTCGGTCCTCCACCGGTAGTTGATTCACATATCCAAGCGCACCCACAATATCGGGCACCGCACGTTCACCCTGTACCGCCACGTGCAGCGATTGCACCTCGACCCCACCCCATCGATTCTGCAGAATCCGCAAAAAATCTGAGTATGCGGCCGATTCTCGACTCGCAATAAGTCCAATCTTCTCCGGGTACAACGGAAGCGCACGTTTCCGATCCACCGCAAATAACCCTTCTGCCTCCAATTTTTTTCGCAAACGCTCGAGCTGCTGCGCTAAGGCACCTGCACCCACAATCTCAATGGTATTCACATTCAACGTCAACTGACCGTAACGTGGATACACTTTAGGCGTTGCGCCAACAATAATTTTGTCGCCATTCTCAATCTCAACCTGCAATTGATACACCGTCAAAAAACACTTGAGCAGGGCGCCGTCCTCTAAATCCTTGAGCGTAAACCGCACCCACTTTCCTTGCGAGACAGAAAACTCGCTCACCTCGCCCTCAATAAGCATATTTGGGCCCGCGATAGAAAAGAGCTGTTGATTGATCAGCTCCACGGCTGCAGACACAGAAAGCGCCACGGGCTTCCCTAGCGTCTGTGCAGATTCAAAAAGGTTATCTTGGAATGGATCTATCATGTGTTTACATAAACCAACTTGGCTGGAACCATTGCACCACCCACACATAGCCAATGACAAGCAAGATCATTGTCACGGCTGTCTCTAACCAGACCCACGTGTCTTCCTTGGTACCAAACGCTCCAAGTCCCATGAACGGAAATACAATCAGATTGGCAATCAAATACAGGGCCGCACCATAGGTCATGACACTCACAAGTCCATACGCTCCACCCATCCACGACCACACACCAGGATTAAACGGATACAGCGCGCCAAACGCTAGTCCCAGCACGAGATGAAACAACAACCCTAGTGCAAACGACTCGCGATCAGATAATTTCTTGCCCGCAAAATCTTGAATATCAATCAACAACGGATGTCCGTGGTGTCGACGCCGCATCTCATGCACAAGCGCCGGAATACTTAACACAAGCGCCAAGAGCGCGCCAATTCCACCTCCCAATGCAATATCATTTATCATACCGTTAGCGTTTATGAACAACGATAATCATTTTTGCCCCCTGCGCCGGGTTTCCGCCATTCCAATCTCCCATCGCCTCCATGATCGTATCAAATGTGTACAAATACTGCTCACCTCGGCGGGTTCCGGGATCGTTGGTAATAAAACTTGTGGATGTATAGCCCCGCAAAACAAGCATGTGGTACAAAGGACCTACTCCCGAATAAAAGGGATTCTGCAATTTCCGACCCGCCGCCGGCACAATCACCGGGACACCGTTTGCCAATAGCGTCTTTATTTCATCAATCGTCGGGTTATTGACGGACGTAAACACCAAGCTCGGGAAACGCGCATTGGCAACTCGTATCGTTTCTTCCACCGTTGTGTCTAAATAGGCCCCCAATTGTGTTTCCTCCAACGCGACAAACGATAAGATCTCTTGCTCAGCCAGTACGGGTGTTGATAGATCAACCTCTGCATTCAAAAATGCGGCCGCCATGAGCACACTCGCCTCCTCACATGCTTCTTGGTACGGCAGCCCCCAATCAGTTTGCGGTGCTTGTGAAGTGAACGGAATCGCCAGGTTGATACTCTGTGGTGGAGGCACGGGCTCCGTTGGGTCAATCGTGCCTGTCTGTAAATCTTGCGGTGTCTCTGTCTCGTCTAATCCTTTGTCTGACTCAACAGGTTGATCTTGATCGTTGACAACTGGCGCAACCACGAGATCGTACTCTACAGCCTTAGGAATCGTAAGCGACTGCACCGTTTGCGACACAATAAATCGCTGTCGATACAACGCATAACCACCTCCCAACAAAAGAACAATGATCAATGCAACAATGATGTTATTCTTCATACGGAGGGTCGTTGTTTTTTTAACCAGGTCTTTAGCAGATACGTCGCACGCACATCGTCTTCGTTGTATTGCACGATGCGCTCCAATAAACTTTTGTCTCCTCGCTCCAACCATTCGTGATACCAACGGATGGAATTAACCCCACTCGCATCTTCCGCACGCCAAGAAAACCCAATATATCTAGCAAGATCTTTAAGCGAATAAAATGGAAGTGGAAAAATAACTGCTGACCGCAGCTGCGCATTGAGATCAATGAAATTCTTTTCCAAACTCTCCAACACCCCGTCAGGTGCGCCATAGCGATCGATCATTTTATGACACACGCTGATCTCATACCAACCATAGTGATACACCGGCGCGTGTTTATGCTCGTGCAAAAACTGCGCAAATTCCTCCCACGCACGTTGTTCTTCTTCCTCCGATTTTGCCAAAAATGCCTGGTAGGACTCTTCCGTAGTGCCGTCTTCTTTAGAGACAACCGTTAGCACACCAAACAAATAATCCAAATCACGCACGGGGTCTGACTCAATATCAAAGTAGAGTTCAATGTTGGATTGTGGGAATGTAATGACCTCCACTACGTCATGCACACGCTCTTTTAAACTCACGGCTTGGCGATGCAAAAAACGTAATCGGTCTTCCTTCATGTCTAACAGTTTGTCTGCCAATGGAGCAACATCGGCGGCGGCGAGTTCCAAAACCGTTGTAACACCGGCACCCTGCAGCTCTTCCACCTCACTCGCCTGAATACGATTCAACAATGACAGGTCATCGCAATCCTCCGTCTCATCCATGCAAACGTTGAAAAACGGAGAGGTCTTGCATCCACTCGTAAGGATATGTGCCGGATCTTCTCCGGCGAGAATACGCTCAATCGCATCCAACGTCAGCCGATAATTGGCTTCAAACCGCTCCAAATCATAGCGCATAATAACGCCCGAGGAGGACATAATATATCCGCTCGTTGGTTTGACATCTTGCACACGCTCAAGGAGCTCCGCATAAAACGCGCCCTGCATTTTGTGCTCGTCACGGATGGAACGTGGATCGCTCATCCGTTTTATATCCACCGCCACGTAATAATAGGCGCCCAGTGCACTTTTGCCCTCCACACGCTCCAATACATCCGGACGCGCGACCCAATGCCCGTCCACAAACACCCCTCTATAAATAGTCTGCACGCCACTCTTCATCAATTCCATCGTGCGACTAAACGCGTCATTTTGATCTTCATCCTCCACCACGCTGTACTGTCCGCGGATGGTCAAAAGTTTCTCCATAACTTCCGGCAACAGCCCATCATCAATCAATCGCGCTTGCAATGCGTCTAAATTTGCCCCATGTACAACGGATCGTCGCACCCACTTTGGGCACTTTGCGTAGTAAAAAAAGGTTTTTTCTGTAAGTTCCATGATAGACACAGTATAACATGCTTGAGGTAACCGCTTGACAGATCCGCGTATTTTTTCTACATTCCGCCCGTAACGGAAGGAGGGGATCATGCAGATTCCGGATTACATTGGACCCTACAGGGTTGTTTGCCGCGTTGGTACTGGCTTCATGGGGGAGGTGTACGAAGCTGAACGGGAAATTACAGGAGACGGGGCCGTGTTCCTGGAAACCGTAGCGATCAAGTTGCCCCGTTCTCGCTTGCCACGATTAGCCGAATTCTTCCATCACGAATACGCCATCGGGCGGCACATGCGCTACCAGCATCTCGTGTGGATCCAGGATCTCATCCTTCTCGAAGATCACACGCCATGCTTGGTGATGGAGTTTGTTCACGGGCAACTCTTGGGATCACTCGTGGACAACATCCGCACGCTGGAGGCTCTGGAGATCATCCGTCAGGTCGCCCTGGGGCTTGATTGGTTCCACACAAGGTGCGACGGGAGCACATGGCTCCGAGCCGTACATAGTGATGTCAAGCCTGACAACATCTTTCTCACCAATGAGGGGACTATTCGGGTCTTTGACTACAGCATCGCAGACCATTTGATCCGTAACCGACAAATCGAAACTGAGACCACCCAAGGAACCCCTGTCTACATGTCCCCGGAGCTGGCGCTGGCACGCGCCATCGACTTCCGGTCGGACCTCTTCACTCTTGGGACCCTGCTGTTTGAGCTCCTCTTTCATTGGCGACCGTTTGATCGAGCAAACACGTTCGAGACAATGACGTACATCGCAAACGGCAGCTTCAAAGGGCAGATCAATGAGGTAAATAGGCATTATCATCACCTTCCGGATCTTTCTCGCGTTCTTGCATCCTGCTGGGAAAGGGACCCGGGAAAACGACCGAAAAGCGCCATGACCGTAGCTTTTGCCATGGAGGGGTTCATCTTACAGGAGCAAAAGCACAAGCATCTCCCCATTGGACCCGTGAGTCTCCTTCCACTCCTTGGCAATCACACTCCGTAAATCCCCGACCATCCAGGCCGGGGCTCATTTTTTATAAGATCACCCAGGGATTGACAAACGCCCTACGATCGACTATATTCCCCTGTCACCAACCACAACCTAGAGGGAGGAACCGTGACACTTACACGCGTTGGTTCGTATTACATGGAGGAAGAGGAGTTGGGGCAAGGATGGCTGTGCACCGTACACGAGGCGTGGAAGCCCGTTCAGTTGAAAACTGGTACGTGGGGAAGGAAGTACGTGGCCATCAAGCGCTACAGGGACAATGTATCTCCCAATCAGCCAACGTGGGAATCGTTGAGAGACGAGGCAACCATCGGTACGGCGGTAGACCACCCCAATCTTCTGCGTGTGCAGGAGGTGATCGAGACCGACCGTGGTCCACACCTGGTTATGGAGCTCTTGGACGGCGTGACACTGGACAGACTCACTACCGACGGACGGCACCTCGTTCCCCTCATGCCGCCGCTTGCGCTCGAGATTATCTATCAGGTGGCGCTAGGACTACACTCCTTGCACACGCTGGAGATAGACGGCAAGCCCGTGTTCCCTGTGCATCGGGACGTCAAGCCGCACAACGCATTCCTGACGCGAGATGGTCGTGTTGTGCTCTTTGACTACGGAATCTGTCACTTCACGGGAATGAAGTTACAGGACCTGCCCAATCAGGTCTACGGCAGCTGCCATTACATGTCTCCAGAACAAGCGCTTGGGCTAGTAGACATTACCCATATGACTGACCAGTACGGGCTCGCGACGATGCTCTACCAGCTCATCGCCGGACGCTACGCCTACGAAGGCTGTGCGCAGAATATCCTGTACGACGTTGTCAATCCTGAGAAGTCGCCGCCCCTCGACCTCATCGAGCAGCGATGCCCGCAGGTGGTGCCCATTCTGCGGCGATGCTGGCAGAACAACCCGAAGATGCGCTACCCCAACATGCGGTGGCTGGCGCGAGCCCTGTGGCAAGCGCGACGCACCTACCAGAGTATCAACAACCTGGCTGTTGTCCGACCCGCACTCACAGGATGGACGCTCCCCTCGTCAACCCCGACGCGGCGCGTAGCTACTGCGCCCATGCCAACGGCCCACGAATAAAAGCACCCGACCTCCACTGGAGGCCGGGGCTCAATTTTTTTTACAACCTTACTCAACGGGCAAAATCTCGATCGACTTAATAACCGGTGGAGTTAACGGCTTGTCTGATGGCGGACCACTCGTCTCCACCGTTGCAAGCATGTTTACCACATCCATGCCATCCGTCACCTGTCCAAAAATCGTGTAGAGATTTGGAAGCGGCGTGTTGCCATGCATAATAAAGAACTGACTACCGTTGGTGTTAGATCCGGAGTTTGCCATAGCCAGTGTTCCTGGTTGGTACGTATTATGTCCACGTCCAAGTTCATCTGGGAATTGGTATCCCGGGCCACCCATACCCCATCGCGAGCTCAGGTTGACATCCTTTGACTGTGGATCTCCTGTTTGAATCATAAAATCCTTGATAATGCGATGAAATCGTACCCCATCGTAAAACCCTGTATTTGCAAGGATAAGAAAGTTACTCACGGCCGCCGGGGCCTCATCTCCATACAACGCAATCGTCACATCTCCCTTATCGGTGTGCAAAACAACGGATCGATTCACACGTTCTGCCTCCACCAAAATCCCAGGGAATGCCGTTGGCGGCGCAGTAAAGTCAGACAAGGACACGTCTCCAGTCACAGGTTCAACAACGGGTTCTTCCATAGGAACAGTATTAGGTTCTACTTGTAATTCGATCGGTTCCTCCACGGAGGCCGGGACGCATCCCGCTCCCACAAACATAAACAGGCCCAAAAACGCGCACAGTGATGTAAGTTGTTTCATAGATTGATTCATAGCCTGCCGATAGTATCAACTCATGTTCCGTCCGTCAAAAAGCCCTCCACAAAAAAAACATGACCCTTACGAATCATGTTTCAACGAACCGATCTGTCCGTTATTGTTTGAGTAACTCAATCTGGTGTGCCTGGGTCTCAATCACCGTCTGCTGCTCACGCATGCGGAAGTTGGAAATGGACATCACAATTACCAGCCCAAACACGGTCACCAATAACATAACCATAAGTTCTACGTGACCCTTTGACATGCAGCGTATACATCCATGAACGCACGAGGTACACGATTTTTTAACGGATGAGGATTTTGTTTTTGTTGCCATAAGGTTTTATTGATACTTGTATTCTATCAAATTTTTTTACGGTGTCTGTGGATGAATAAGTGTCGAGCAACCGGAACCTACGTCCCAATGTGTTATGGCACGCAGCGTTGCGGATCGTTCCACACCATCTATGCGCAGACTCACCGATTTATCACTCACCGTTTGCACACGTTTATCGCGCACGGACACGGGCTGCGCACAAATCCATCGATCCGCTTCTTGATCCAACAACACGAAATCTGCGTCCACCGTGGCATAGGCTAAATCTACCGAGTAGCCTGTAGTGCCAACGGGAATCATGGCGTGGACGTCGGCCAAAAGCGCCTCTCGATCTGTATCAAATGTATTGATTACTGGCCGCTCCAATAACGCCCAGTGAGAAAAATGGTTGGTGTGCGCCTCAAACAAGCCGGTCTCGGTGTTGCGTGTGGTGTCCACCGGCACCCAGGTATTACGATCGCCATCAAAATAGGCAATAGAGTACGTCTTAGATCCACTGTAATCTGCAGCTTTCATATGAATCGTCACTGGCACGGGTAACAAGACCCCATCAGGCTCTGCCACATAGACATCGCTCACCACAGACGTCCAAACCTTATTAGAAGCGTCTACATCTTTTGCAACATGAACGGCAACCGTAGAGGGGACATCTCCCTCAACAGCAAAGAGACCGTCGTCCGATTGTGCCTGCACAAATTCTGGACGCACATCCAAAAAAAGAACGGCCCACAAAATCGTGGACAAAAATCCGACGACAAGCAACGGTCCCACCCATTGTTTCTTCCGTTTGTGCTGCAACATGATGCAAGTATAACATGCGATGGTCAGAAAAAAAGTGGAGGGCGCCCAGTGGACACCCTCGCGTAAGTCTATGCGTGCCGCGCAAGCCACCTGTCGCGCGTCAACACCCACAGAAGTTCATCATGCCACGTTCCATCACGGAAGAACTGATCCGGCATCCGACCAACCTCCACGTATCCGCTCTTCTGCAAGGATCTATTTGATCGCAGGTTGTTGGCGACCGTAGCGGATCGTACCGTGCGCAGATTGAGCGTGTTAAACGCGTGACCGAGCAAAAGCTCCTTGGCCTCGGGTCCATACCCACAGCCACGACATTCCACCTCACCGATCAGCATCCCAGTAACCGCTGATTGATTGAGATGATCAATCCTATGCAGACCGATGTTGCCAATGTGTCGATTTCCCTCGTTGAGTACGATTGCGAGCACAATCTCATTCTCGTCTTGATACAGACTCTCGATCCACGCCTGTTCACGTGCCAGATTGTAGACTCCACGACTTCCGAGCCACTTGCGAGTCTCGGGGTGATTGATCCACCGAGTGGCACACGGCGCGTCTTCCACCTCCAACGGACGCAAATACAGACGGACTCCTTGTAAAAAGACGACGGGCTTTTGCGGTTCCATATATCTTCTCCTGGTCGCCAATCAAAACACCCCTACCGTCCAATTACGGCAAGGGTGTGCTGACTGCATCTATCTAGTCGATCACAACACCTAGCCGCTTGGAGCGACGTTCATCTGCTTGGCGCAGATAAGCACGTGTTGTGTGTAGGATATATTCATAACACTTCTATAAGACCATACGGCTGTGCATCTGTCAACCCCTCTCCCCTCACCCTTGACACTCTGTGAGAAAAGGGTGCCTGTCCCCTTTATCCACAATTCATGTGGCCTCAAACAAGGACATCCGTTAATAGCGAACAGATCACCCCCTCACCCCTCCTTCGCAGGGAGGGGAGGAAAGCTAGATCAAATCCAGCCTGTCGCAACCCGAGGATATGTGCGTTTTGAAGGCGAGCCCATAACTCACTCAAAACACACATGTCCGAAGATGAGCGAGTGCGGCAAAGGGTTCTAGCAATGCAGGAGCGAAGTACGTTGCTTATAAATAATCCGCGTTGGGCGTCGACCCAATCTTTAGCAGACGCAGGCAATACACTGGTATGTCGACGACTCCTTGCGGATTATTTAAAGCAATGTGCCGAGCGACCCCTTGACAAATGGGTCTTTTTGTGGTATAAGAAGCGGGTTCGCAAACCCCTATTTCGCCTAAAACGGCGGAGAGAGACGTGCAAAATGGAGCAGTTCCTCGTTCCCATCCTGTTGGTCGGCAACCTCCTGGGCTGGAGCCTTGTGCTCTGGTTCGGAAACGAGTTCAGGAAGAAGTTCTCCTACATGGACGATTTCCGGCGAAATGCCGGGAACATGGCCTGTGACTTCTGGATCGAGGCCATGACCTCGCTCCACGGCCAGAAGGATCGTGCCGGTAGGAAGCCCGGCATGAACACCTTCCAGCTCCAGGCCGACGAGGCGTTCACCACGCTCGTCGGGTTCAATCTGGTGGTGCCTCAGTGGGCCCGCCCGCTGTTCCGCGCCCTCTGCGGGCGTGACAGCGGGTTCGACTACTACGGCCGGGTGTCTTCGACCGTCATCGACGGCCGACACACGGCCTTCGTGACGACCTGGTTCGGGAAGAACCAGTGCATATTCCGGTTCCTCTCGTCCACGAGGGGGGTAAAGATCACCCTCCTCAAGGAGCCGGTCACTTACCGGCACGAGGACGCCCACGGCGTGTACCCGCCGCACTTCTACCAACGCTGGCTCGGGTGGTACGCCTGATCTCTCCTTCAGCCCCCAAGTCAAAGTCCCCTGGACTTCTCGACTCGGGGGCTTTGACGTTTGCATTATGGGTGCCTGTCCCCTTTACCACAGGCAAACAAAAACAGCCCCTTAATCGGAGCTGTTTGTTTTTTGCACGTTTTCCCACGGCAAATCCACCCTCCCCACTTGTCCGTAACTGGACAGTGCACGATACAGCGGCTTGTCGAGTCCAAATCGCTGCACAATAGATTCAATCGAAAATTCAAACTGTTCTTTTATATACTCCGTGAGATCCTCACCTGCATCACCCGTCGCCTCGATGATAATTGGATCCACGCGACCAATCGTGTAGACAATTTTGACCAGCGCCTGACTTGCCTTACCCTGAGACACAAGTGTCTTGGCAATAAATCGCGCCATGTAACTCCCCGCACGCGCAGGATGACGCGGATCTTTACCGCAGAGAGAAATATTCCCTTGTGGCACAAGTCCACCATATAAATCCGCGCCTACTCTGCGTCCCGACTGCCCCGTAGCACACGCAAGCCCGCCTTGCGTAAACGGACCCGCAGGATTTACAAATAGCTTCACTTTGTCCACCGATCCAATCACTGGTCGAATAATATGTTCCAAAATGCCTCCGTGAATCTCTTGCACTTTTACCTGGGCATCGTGCTGCGCAAAAATAGAAACATGGGATACTTCGCGACCGTTCATGGCCACCAACACGCGGCCGTCGGGCCGGAGCCACTTCATAGCAACATCATGCTGCCGCGCCTCGTCGATTTTACTCGCCAGCGCGTTTGCATACACAAGCGACGGTGGCAACATCTCGCGCGTAGCTTTTGTGGCGTATCCATAGCAAACAGCTTGATCGCTCGCTGCGCCCTTCCCCACCAACGCCGACCATTCTCGCTCGTGCGCACCCAAATGTACAAATGGTTCCACCTCATCCTCGTAACCTGCCTCCCTATACACGCGTTTTGCAATCGCACTCACATCAAAATCAGCCCGCGAATCCACCTCGCCAGAGATCATCATAGCTCCGTGACCACCAAACACCTCAATATTCACGCGCGCATCTTTATCGCGACGCAAAAACTCGTCTACAATAGCGTCGGCAACTTGATCACATAATTTATCGGGGTGCCCCGCAAGCACCGCCTCGGCGACTTTTAACATAGTGGGTTTACCTTAGCATGGACTTGCGGGAATGAGAAGAACCACGCATACTGCTTAGGAACCTTAGTATTAACTTCCGGGTCTGCAAATGCGGCCCCAAACCCTCATATATGGACCATGAACATGATCATGATCACGAGGAGGAATGCTGCTCCTCACCAACGACTCCACGTGGAGCATCCTCGTTTGGTTGGCTGTGGGTGGTAGGCATTATTGTTGTGGTGGCATTGATTCTCTTTTTCCTCCAGGGACGCGTTCCGGAGGCAAACGCCCCAAGCGTGCAAGATGAATCAGGTCTCACGCAACAAGTTCCCGCGATACAGGACGAGAGCTTTCCGCCTGTAGATGAGATGGTGGTCGATCCCGCAGTAGACGAGCCCTATATAGAACCTGTGATTGAGTAAGCGCCCTTCGGGGTGCTTTTCTTTTTTTGTTCCTCATGACTCCATGATACACTCCTCTCCATCCAAGCAGTATGAAGCATCGCAAAGGCAAAACCTACGTGCGCCACGGCAGAATCGAAGGACTCGATGCGCTTTTAGACATCATGGAAACGTGGGAGGAGGTACACGGTATTTTACCCGGCGAGATCCACAGTATTGGAACAGGCGGGCGAGGACAAGGGATGATGATTCGTGTGCAACGGGAGGAGGAAGGAAAATTAAAATGCGTCGCCATTCGCACAGGACGGCGACAGGAACTTGTGTTGATCACCCCCTCGCCCAGTCTCGTCGCACAAAAAATCCGTTCCCAAGTCTGGGGGCAATAGTGAAATAGGTCTACAACGTAGGGCCTATTTTTTTGTTCGCATCACAACAAACACAAACACCACAACACCCGCCACGACACCGACAATTCCACCCAAGGCACCCAACGCTTCCCAACCGACGTATCCTAAAAACGAGAAGCATTTGCCATCAATACACTGATTTGGAAAGAGGTTGATCGTCAAAATACCTACATATCCACCCATCACGAGCCCAATACATGCCGAGGCAATACCGCCTGCAAATAATCCTAAACCGCGCACTATGGAATTTTTCATAAACCATGATTGACGAAGAGTTGACAAGAAAGGAAAAAGAGCGTAGAGAATACGTGTCCACAGCTATTCTACCACGACGGAGGAGACAAGAACATGATATTTGCAAACGTATTGACGCTTGAGGTTCTTTTGCGAGCTATAGGGTCATCCCTCTACGTCACGGATACATGGGGAGCAACGGTCGTCGACGGTTTCCGGACGACCCTGCTTACTGAGGCGCACAAGCTCGCCGCCACCATGTCGCGATCCGAACGGCAACAGTTTGCCCTAGAACTCCTGCAAGTCGCGGAAAACGCGGATCTCGAGCTCGCCACGACCCTGAGTGAGCAGCTTCGCACGCTGGTACGAGAGTTGGAACAACCATGACCCCCTTTCTCGATCCCGCCTGATGCGCCGCGCGGGGTCGACTTATTTTCACGCCCTATTGACAACGGAGCGTAATTCACTTATACCTTGTCTACCACGCATTCCGCGTGGGCCCCGGGAGAGTCCTCATGCAAAATCTCTTCAAGATGCTCGATCCTCGCTTGGAAGGACTCGCCATCTTCCTCGTACGGTTGGCCACGGTCGTCCTGTTCACCTGGTTCGCGCTGCTGATCCTGCGTGAGCGGATGGTCCACACCAATCTGCCAGTGTACCTGGCAGCCAACATCGGATCCCTGATCGTGCTCGCGGACCAGCTCCGAGGCATCAAGCTTCCGGCAGATTCGCAGGCTCGCGACGTCGTGTTGAGGGAAGGTGTGATTCTGGTCCTCGTCCAGGCTCTCGTGGCGAGCATTATCGCCATGTTCGCTCTCGCGTTCGCAT
This portion of the Candidatus Uhrbacteria bacterium CG10_big_fil_rev_8_21_14_0_10_50_16 genome encodes:
- the xseB gene encoding exodeoxyribonuclease VII small subunit; protein product: MTMPTKKQPTFKQAFEELEKIAETFERDDVDLESGLKDFERGLELAQICKQHIQTLEVRVKEIREKFNV
- the xseA gene encoding exodeoxyribonuclease VII large subunit, whose translation is MCGWCNGSSQVGLCKHMIDPFQDNLFESAQTLGKPVALSVSAAVELINQQLFSIAGPNMLIEGEVSEFSVSQGKWVRFTLKDLEDGALLKCFLTVYQLQVEIENGDKIIVGATPKVYPRYGQLTLNVNTIEIVGAGALAQQLERLRKKLEAEGLFAVDRKRALPLYPEKIGLIASRESAAYSDFLRILQNRWGGVEVQSLHVAVQGERAVPDIVGALGYVNQLPVEDRPDVLVLTRGGGSLEDLAAFNDEQVVRSVFASVVPIVVGIGHERDESLAEYAADVRASTPSNAAERVVPDKDSVLNQIEMTERRLVDRVQDAVQTRMYGVESAVAKLTRVMQSLAFEVNRVMTTVQNVGDVLLHELTRYKERVEGMGRYLKEMDPVRVLSRGYAIVHAGDAVLKDASKVGQGDTIQVQLAHGTIRADVQEAN